The Siniperca chuatsi isolate FFG_IHB_CAS linkage group LG17, ASM2008510v1, whole genome shotgun sequence genomic sequence cactcaaagcgctttacactcacccattcacacacatgcaatgcaaggtgccaacctgctcagtctctgtgtgtctccctGGAGGAGCCGGGGATCGGCCGCTCTACCTGCTGAGCCATGCCCCCCTTATATTGAAaggtatttctaatattttgtccacccccaTTTACATACATGTGGGGATTGCATTTGATTGCACAGgcgtacctaataaagtggccagaGGGTGTATATTTCAGTTtcatgtgcattttatttttattttctcaacatCAGTTCAACCACTTAAAGTGGAACTCAGGAAGAAATTAACATTTCAAACAGAGCCTtacaatatttgtatttactcTGATAATATAATAAGAAATCAAATATAAGACGCTATGCagaacatgaatgtgtttattttcaatatATATCATATCACATTCAAAACTCAACAAGGCAATAATAAGAGAAAACCATTCATAGCACCATTACAAAACTAAGATGTTTTACTCTAACAGAAgtgaatgttgtgtttgtttcaggacAAGTTAGAGATGCGATAGAGGGTTCTCAAAGAATCAGTCTGCATTCGCCTTGGCTTTATAGATCTCAGTATACATGCAATGAATgacttttcttcccttttttacatttagtttttcaaatgaagAATTTGAGCCTGCAGACACCCATGGATACAAGAGCCCCATCTGGTGGAGTTTACAAGCCTCTTGGAAACAATTGACTCACTACAAATGTTTAAGCCTGTCTGTGAGAGGCAGGGCAGGTCCTCCTTTCTTCACGATGCACCCACTGCAGGTTTCTATATAGACACTAAGCTTATCAAACAGCACCGTCAAGAGTCACATTAATGGATGTAATAGTAAATTAAATGGGGGCTAACTATAACCTCCTGAAGTGGTGATCTTTATGTGGTAAAGAAGCAGAATGTTTTACagttaattaacatgttaagaTAGTGTACATATCCAAggaacaaagtacatttactcaagtgctgtacttaagtacaattttgaggtacttgtgtatttcagaggggaatattgtactttgtactccactacatttatttaataactttagttactagtgaAGATACTagatacaatacaaaatataatcaacaaatacattatgatgTATAATTATAGATCAAGGTTAAGACTTTACTGATCCCCaagggggaaattcacaagcaaCCCAAAGTtataagtaataaaaataagCTTCACCTTTACCAGCTTCAACATTAAAGTTATTACACATTAACGCATccataattataatccaataatataatacacgATATTCTGAAATGGTCCATTCTGTagaatgactacttttactttttgtactttacgtatattttgatgctaatactttcgTTCTTTTATTTAAGTCAGATtttgagtgcaggacttttacttgtagcagaGCATCTCTACACTGTGATAcggctacttttacttaagtagaggatctgagtacttcttccaccactgcacataTCTTTGTTCACCCCCAATGCCTACCCGTGTTTACCCCCATAAATAATGTCCTCACATAACTTTGACCATATAATATGATGATGTGAATTTAAAGCTTAAAATAAGTGGTAAAAAGTTGGTCAACTCTTCCAGAAAAAGTTGATCTTAAATACATCAGCTCCTCtatattgataaaaaaaataaattaagatggaaaaacaaacactgtaatAGAGTGTAAAGAACTGTCAATCTAATACCTTGTCTCCTGCAGAGGCTTGGAGTGACACAGTAAATAAATACCTGCCTGTAAGAAAACACCTTCGCAAAAGCCTGTTTACAGTAAAGCTGATAACACCTCTCATATAACCTTCACTATAATGAAACCATGGCATCAGGCCCTGAGATGATCTTAGCACTACACACTGTTGACAGAGGTGTTACAACACAAGCCTTGCCTAGTTATAACAGGAACCTGAAACCACAAGTTTCAGTCTGCTGTTGACTAAAttcagttttggttttccatGTGCAGACATTATCAAAGCATGTCTCCAACCATAATCTATCATTTACACCAGTGACTGGGGGTGTTGAAATGCTTTGGGTTAATACGCAAAGGGTTCGGAGTGTAGAACAGAAATCAGGCCTGTGCCCAGACGCCTATACGGTCTCTGAATGATGATGCTGGTAAACATGGTGTACAAGTTGAGACTGGCTGTCAGTTTCACGAGCACCGGCATGCGCAGACATGACCCTAACCCTTACAAGCGTTTCTACTGCATCCGCCGCATCGTACATTCATGATGCTTATCCTTTTACCCAAATTTCTTTCTATCATGTAATATCCTTTAAATGTAAGTGATTGTAAGGTTCAGAGTGGATGATATGACGATCAGGAtggaagaaaaaacatgtaaGTAGCAATTGTGACATCACTCACGGGTTTATGAAGGGATATTATTTAAGgaaaagttgaatatttttggaaatatgttcAAATCccctttcttgccaagagtcaGATGAAGAAGATTGAAACCACTCTTATATCCAGTAGTGGAAGAAGaagtcaaaattttacttaagtaaaagtacaaaagtataatcagaataatgtatattgaattataattattgatgcatcaatatgtacatcactttaatgtggCAGCTGGTAATGGTGGGGCTTACTTTTTACCATtcactgctgggtagcttgtgaatttcaccaagggatcaataaagtcttatctttatccataattatacatcatcatttatttgttgattatagtttgtattattaatccgaatctgcaaagtaactaaagttatcaaataaatgtagtggagtaaaaagtacaatatttgcctctgaaattaagtgaagtaaaagtataaagttgcaggaaatggaaatacaaagtacaagtacctcaaaactgtacttaggtacagtacctgagtaaatgtactcaatACAAATAAGCATAACTGTGTAgtagaaatatgttttcttttgctttcatCGACCATCTTATGGGGGTCACCCCAAGGTTGGGGACCACTGCATTAGATTAACTGATTATTGAAAGGGATGCCTCAATGTCACAGGAGATGGCAGCAAACCCAGGTTCAGTCTCTGGCTGCAGGGCCCACTGTTGTGTAAAATGTACATgccaaaaagagaaatgaagttAACTGTTAAaaccataacttccaataattattattgattttgttgACTATAGAGAGAAAAATCCGAAGTCTCCAAGTCCAAGCTGAGATAACTGTGATGATGAAATCATCACAGTTATTATGACTTACCATGCGGCCTTTTCACCACAAGTGGCAGTTACAGGATcatggtaaatgctaaaatgcagTGTAACAGTAACACAAGCAGAGACgagtcataaagtcagtaaGCTGGCTCACTAATCAGTTACATAACCGCTCACATGAGCCACTATAAGCTTTGTTTTCTTATGAATCTGACTGttcatttgtaagagaaagAGTTATGTGGCTGCATAGTCTTACTGTAAAATACGTAGGCACTGACTTTATCAGCAAGCTGAtgttcacatactgtacttactTGTATATGGGCACTGCCAGTAGATGTGTACTTATATCCTTTAAGACCCTGCGCCATCTTTAACACTGACTACAGACGCAGTATTAAACAGCTCAGTGCATTTTATGCTGTATGTTTATAGCACATTGTGCCAGTGCATTCCATGACTTCACCTGGGAAGCTAAAGTCGCTAAAGTACACTTCGATCTGCGTTGTACAAATACTTCGATTAGTGAACACAACGGATCTTTGTCTTGATTAACTTGTCATCAATTATGATGAAGTACTTGTTGATCCTTAGTCACAAACAACAGTTGTTGGTGACTCAGaggggaatattgtactttttcactccactacatttatctgacatctggagttactagttacttttcagattaagattttacataaaaaaacatagaataatcatataaaatagagtgcttttttttttttaattaaaccagtggttcccaaccttttttgcttgtgacccatcacaaaaaagcagtgtctaaaATGTTTCAGGcattcccctctaaacttcttacatggtttcatttaaataactgtttgaagTCCAGAGGTaaaaatgatccaatatttcacaaaaaagcaaagatcattaaaaagtgcaaaaactgaaaactgacgTCACTACTGGCCTGGTAAAGGTTCTTCATACTTTGCATCAACATGCCTATGACAAAGTTCCCCGCAGGAACAATAAAGCTTATTTGATCTTATCTGAATAAGTTATTCAGCATCTTCTCATAACATCCTATCATAAACAATAAGGTGGTATAAAAAGCTCTGAATGTATTCCATTAAAACGATGGGGAGATGCTCCTCACAAAGGCAGTGTTTTCTGCATTACGaaaaatactaaatattaaGAATGTTGTTCATCGTGATTTTACTACCATCAAATGTGACCTTTACCAGCAGAACCCCATAAAATGTTCTATTTTTTAGCACTCTATGTAGTCATCATTTGGTAAACAAGGCTCTATGGCAACAGCAGGTTTGCTCATTAAATACAACTATCCATGTTTTAAATTTATTACTCGTGTTTAATGGCACCATAAAACCACAGTAGTAAACTAGCCTACATAAAGAGTTAAAATATGCTTACGAGTCTGTTGCAACAATAAATCAAAGCCCACTCCCAGATGTCTGTCTCTACACAGCCGCTGTAAAGTCCGCACACTGACAGAAATCCTTCTAGACGCCGCACTCACCAGCAGAGCAGAGCACTCGGattcaacagacagacagcacagtGACAAAAGTACTCAGTTTATTATAATGATCAATGGTTGCCACATTACAAAGTCATCAAAGGGAGGAATGAGGGTGGGATGCAGTCTGTAAAACAACATTACTacttacaaataaaaagaaacatgggTGATAAAAAATATAGCAACTCTTAAAAAGGACGCTTAGAAGTTTAATTTTGCTCATTTATTCTATGTGACTCATATTCTCCTCAGTCTACAGCAGGCCTTGTCTCTTCAGATCCTCATAGGTCTTCTTGTTGACCACATTTCCACTCGAGTCCTCATACTCttcctgaaaaacacacaagtcaggGAATGAGCATGCACATTATAACTAGCAAGCATTATTTCCCAAATCAGTTGTCCTGATTCCATCCATGTGGACTCACCTCTGTGTCTGGCTGCCACCGCTCTGATGCCTTCTGGGACTTCAGCTTTGCCCACACTGgagtaacaaacaaacaaacgatTATTGAAACCAACttccaaaattcttcaaaatccAGATGTTCATGACGAGCTCCAGACAAAGACTCTTACGAGAGACAGCGTCCTCAATCTGCGTGACGTTGGCAAAGTGAGCGGTGTTGGGGATTCCAAGACAGCGCATACCGTGAGCATGCCTCCATTcctacaaacaaacacaaaatacacttCAGTGGCAGAAATACACACTCAATGTCATAAGCAATATACTATGTTGAtgtattttgttgattttgatgACAGTGGAAAATCTGTTAGAAGTCCTGAGGATGTTTACTGAATGTAATAACGTCGCCTCTGTAATAGTGAGTCCTtgataaaacaacaacataccGCAAAGTGCCTCTGGAAGGCTTTGGGTCCCCTGTAAGTGTAGTTTCCACAGATCTCACAGTTGTAGTTGATGTTCAGCCCGTGGAGTTTATAGAGCCAGTATGGAATTGGCTGGAGGGAATAAAATAGCAGTcagcaaacacaataaaaaatgtgCAGCACATACAAACAGAACAGTGTAAGGCCAGGATTTGACAGTGCCAGTTTGAATCTAATTTAAGCCAAATCCAAGCCAAAAGATGTCAATACACAAGGATAAAACAGGgttttaaatatgtatctgacaggTACTGCATCAAAGACGTCCAGTGATTTAATATTGCAGAGACGGATTAAAGTGTCAAAATCAAACCAACAGATGCAGAGAGGTcatgacttttagtccctagtatgaaTCAAGCTCCAAataacactggatcctacacttcccataatgcaaccaatagcaTACTTCTTTAGAACCTTCCAACATGATAAAAGCTCACATCTTTCAAGCTCCATGCCCCTACAACGTAATGCAGGCTCTCTGTTATAAATGCGTAGTCTGCAAGCCCAtcctgagataaccctgatgacatcactgttacACCACCAGGGGTTATTTGGTCAGACTTGACAAATCTCCGTaagagccacagaggacattaaACAACAGATTAAACAGACTGTGTGGTACTGCGCCTGACTAGTAAAGCGACCTATCTGTGTAAAATATGTGAGGTGCccctttaaagagtaacttaacaccaggctgaaaagcagcgtttcactgccctctctggttgaaagtttcaggCCTGTTTCatctctgaccacacccagTGCCACAaatgggtgtggtcagaagtgtgcaCCTGTAActacacccaacagtgatgtcactgtgtgcTGGAGTACACTTGTACGTCACTGCAGCGAGGTGAGACGTAAagccactggaggtcagcaaaaacaagattttcaggggatgttaagttactcttacaaaactaaaaacaccaTACGTGACCATGTTTATGACcttttaatgcaaaaatgaaGGTTTTTAGAGCAAGTGTTGAGATGTGGTGACTGCCTAAAGCTAACACATGCTGAAAATGTTCTAAATTGTATTGTAAACTGATTTGCCTCTGTAATTTGGATTTAGTAAACTCTAAATGAGGCAttcaaaaagaaatgtttgctGTCCCATAGCACAATCTTATTATTTCTGCTGTGCCAGTTGATCAATACCAAAACTGTAACATCACTGAAGAGGCCTTTTtctcacaaaacattttgacatgtgacagtaggaaaagcacaggtgtaagtaatacaatgaatgatggctggattccatttagctgcttcagtttcagatccctggtattgttcatgctggctcactgtcacactgcacACTGCCATGACttacacttgaatagaacagagttATTAGTTAGATCTATGTTTtgcctactatgacaagtcaaaatgtctgccgaGAAGAAGGCCAATCAGATgctgatttttcttttgttttaaactgtttcCTGCAAAGTCAAGCCTGCTAAACTGTCACTGCTTGGTTATGTTATCTTCATCGTCATCTGAGCACTGCCAACCATCTGCCACAAAACGGAGCAgttcttcagtgtgtgtgactgttctggcattttcttttcagtattGGGTTTGCAGTTCATTTTCTACAATGTGCCTTTGAATTTGGTTGACTTAATTTAATCAATAACAGCTAATAAACCTCTCTAATTCCTTTAAACTTTCAACTCTTCAGGACCTGTTGTCATATTTAGTTAAACAGTGCCAGATGTCCCTGCTAATTTTGAGATGTTGTCACCAGTCAGATGACTTTATGCACCTGAAAAGTTGCTTTGAAGGTTGCATTTGTGTTCAGTTGTACAGGAGTACTGATCATTTTGTACAAAAGTGTTCCCACACCTTGCCGTCCCAGCCCAGCGGCAGGTTCTTGGGGTTGTAGATGATCTCATTGTCTTCGTCTTCGCTCTCGCTCTCACtgagctgctcctcctcctcctcctcgcgcTCCTCTCCGGTCCTGGCCTGTTTCCTCTGGACGTTCTCATGAGTCAGCTGCCTCTGCTCCTGTAATCGCCGACAGCATCAACAGCTGTCATATCTGAGCGCACGCTAACCACAGTAAGCTAGCTAAcacttttctcaaaatgttggcAGAGGTAACCTCCAGATATATTTACTCACCCCGAGGATCTCCACATATTCATAGACTTGAGCCTCCAGGAAGGCAATTTCCTTGTTAcgctctgtgtctctgcagaaGTGATGGATGGAAATTGTTATGAATTATATAATGAACACTATCATAAGACACTGTCTGCATTAGACTGAATTTTTAAAACACCCACTTACTTTTTAGGGCCTTTGGCTTTGGGATTCTTGGCAAACAGTGAAGGGTCCAGTGATTCCAGGGATTTGCCTTTTGTGCTGAAGAGTCTCTGAGCTCTCTCCTCCAGAGTCCTGTCCGGCACACAGACACTCATTCAATCAGTTATCCGAAGTGCATGACTTGATCTAAACGTGTTGTGCACATTctgttattgatattaatatCTATTACCAAGTGCTTGCTTGCAGTGTGAATGATGCTGTACACATACTGCAACTGTCTTGTGTTTTAACACTTGCCtctagaccagtggttcccagcaTGGGTGCCACGACACCCCGGGGTGCATTAAGGACAGGGCAAGGGTGCCACAAGATTTATTTCCTctgttgtactgtacatttttgatAACACTACATCAAAAAACGAggcaacatttacattaactaaatctttgttatgttttaaaacataTCAAAACAGAGCAAATAGCAACATTATAAACGctgttaaatgtgaaaaatgacagCTCACGGTTGCTGGTTGTCATAGTAACGAAACGTGCTTGTTTCATTTTCCCAGTGCACAGCAGACAGAAATAGTAAATGCCAGAGCAAGCGATAAAAAGATTTGTCACTATAAACAGAGTTTAAAGAGATGCTGATACAGAAGACGGAAACCTGTGCTGGTCAAAAGAACTAAGATCAGACTGAACAGCAAAAGCTACTGGGCTTATGGATTTTTGTGGATTGAGAAAGTAGATAGGCGGAAGCAATGGATGCCAAGTAAGCTCAAGAGACATCTTGAGACAAAACATTCTGCTCTTTAGCCAGCAAAGACATTAAATACTTCAAGCAACTGAGAGAACTCAGTGAAAAACAGAATCAATGTATGATGTccagtgtgcatgtttttgtctgtaaaaacctaaaaacaacaacacattttatgaaTTAGCATAATTAACCAAAAAAATCATGAATTGCTCCAGAGTGTCGTAAACTCTACGTGATAGCTGGCGGGGATAGGAACTGCAGGCTAGGAACTAAAATTGGACTTTCTGCGATTGAAAAGTAGCAACGTACTTCAGAAGGTTCCTGGGAAAGTTCCTACAGTCAAACAGCCCTGTCCCACTTCTCATAACTTGAGCTTTTAAGAAGTTCTGATGGTTTGGTACTAGGTTCTTCTGACATTTGGAATATATGTCTGACAGCAGGACAGATGTCATCATTTTCATGTGCTGTTTGTAGACGAGTAAAGTAAGTGGATGTGGGACTGGCAACAACAGCGCTGCTGGCAACACCTCAAAGTACTGGGAACTTGCATTTAGCATCCCTTCTGAGCAGTGCTCAGATTTACTTCTAGAAACTTGTCCCCAAGCAGGAACTGTTACAATAGCCGCATGTTTCATGCAGTGAAAGACAGCTGATAGAGTGCTGATCAGCTGTCAGATACTCAAGAACAATAACCATTCTACTTTGGCTATCTCATTTTGGAGTGAAGGTCAAAAATGGGGGGCACTTGCAAAGATAGAAAATGGTGTGCAGTATTAAAATTATTACTGCTTTAATGCTATGTTTTCTGCGTGCAACCATGCTCACCCCCCACATTTCAGTCCCAGCGCCATGAGAGCAGATTTCAATCTGTCCAGACCCAAGGAAGCCAACTCCTGTGTGAAGGAATAAGAGAAAACCATCAGCAGAAGCATGAATGAGCAAGcgtagtattaatattaaatgcTAAATCTTCAAGTATGAGCAGTGAGTGTCTCACCTCCCAGGAAGAAAAGGCAGAGAGGTCCAGATGAGCTCCAGCATGTGTCAAAGCGCTACTTGTCTCTTTCTAAAGTCCAAAGGACCAgattaagaagaagaaaaaaaaaaacattaggtCAGATGAATAACCCAAACTCCACCCATCATCACATATAAAGAACCTATTAGGAGAACTCACAGGCCAGCCTGGAAAGGTCCCATTCTCCCATTTTTTCTCAAAGTCTAACAGCACTTTGCCATAGAGATCGTTGTGGTCCAGCAGAGGTTTGACCCGGTCTGTGTAGTCCTGTAGATACTCCAGCAGCATCTCCAAATACCTGCACCAACAGCCACCCCATCACATGTTAGTCCAACAGCACAGTTCATGCACAATCTACACATTTATaagtattatttatatatatatatatatatatatatatatatatatatatatatatatatatatatatatatatatatatatatatatatatatatatatatatatatttctaaagaCATCATCATACTTGGCTAAGATGGGTTAATTTTCTTGTCTTAAAtgttgaatatatatatatcttctaCTTAAAGTTAAACATGTGTTAGCAGTCAGTTTCGATGGAAATAAGCACGATGGACCTACTTTTTGTATTCAGCATTCTTCCTGTCCTTGGGGATGTCAAAGAGCTGATCGAATGAAGACAGGAAAGTGATGTACTCCAGTTTctgtagaaagagagagcatCAAGagtggttaaaaaaacaaaacaaaggttCAGTTTGGAGGTGAAAAATTTATTATGCAGATTTTAAAAGGATCATAACCTCTGCTCCCTTCAAGTTGATGTACTTCAGGTAACAGTCGTGGAGATCGAGGTAGCGGCCGTATCCTTCCTCATCAGTGAACTCCACCATGTCTGCAGAAGATACACAGATTTCACTCAATTGTCCATTACAGATCTGGGGCCTGTCTCAGAAAACCAGATTATTGCATTAGCCAGGTGACACCGGTCCTAACAAGTTTATTGTTAACTATGGTAGATGTTTATTGTTAACTATGgtaaatgtttattgttaacAGGGGTAGATTTGTGCCAAATTTTGGTACCTGAGAGCGCATCTGGGTGAGAGAGCGAGAAGGGCAATGGCGAGCCAAAGGCGGTCGCAAGTGTGGTTTACAGCGAGTGTTGTCCGACGCAGACAACACTCACTGTAATGTGGCATGCAAAGCTGGCCAGGGCAACACGCCtaacctgaggaaacacctggtcaaacacaaaatatatctaaaagctAAACCGTGTACCGTTTTTGATAGCATAAAAGCCAATTCCCCCGCAGCAGCCGCGTTAGCACGCCTGCAGCCGGCTCCAAAGAAGTCGAACCCTCCATGGACGACGAAACTTTAGCATTTTTAC encodes the following:
- the sf3a3 gene encoding splicing factor 3A subunit 3, whose protein sequence is METILEQQRRYHEEKERLMDAKTKEMLHKKSTLREQINSDHRTRAMLDRYMEVSANLRDSYEDKDGMRRDELAAISGPNEFAEFYNRLKQIKEFHRKHPNEISIPMSAEFEELMKARDNPSEEAQNMVEFTDEEGYGRYLDLHDCYLKYINLKGAEKLEYITFLSSFDQLFDIPKDRKNAEYKKYLEMLLEYLQDYTDRVKPLLDHNDLYGKVLLDFEKKWENGTFPGWPKETSSALTHAGAHLDLSAFSSWEELASLGLDRLKSALMALGLKCGGTLEERAQRLFSTKGKSLESLDPSLFAKNPKAKGPKKDTERNKEIAFLEAQVYEYVEILGEQRQLTHENVQRKQARTGEEREEEEEEQLSESESEDEDNEIIYNPKNLPLGWDGKPIPYWLYKLHGLNINYNCEICGNYTYRGPKAFQRHFAEWRHAHGMRCLGIPNTAHFANVTQIEDAVSLWAKLKSQKASERWQPDTEEEYEDSSGNVVNKKTYEDLKRQGLL